A window of Cucurbita pepo subsp. pepo cultivar mu-cu-16 chromosome LG06, ASM280686v2, whole genome shotgun sequence contains these coding sequences:
- the LOC111796550 gene encoding uncharacterized protein C57A10.07-like, with product MRKISYGSSNPKSFNAYPRGGDFDLESGGTLKRIRKPKNPPIYLVRMFKSIGNRIHYYYKLHPVIVLFICLSIGVTLLMILSMYENHYRMTNYYGKLNLNSERFPFPKLRNLVMVAGHSVYASSSCEKVEKEDSWVLESYQKHPGQAATFVSHIKEGIEIAAMDDAALLLFSGGETRKNAGPRSEAQSYWAVAESKSWFGNKENVRSRALTEEHARDSFENLLFSICRFRELTGEYPRNITVVSYDFKEKRFANLHRSAINFPKSRFFYAGTPASMTSKDAALKGEALVRAQFQDDPFGCQGSLYRKKLGRDPFHRSIPYPNGCPEIAGLFRYCRPGPYPGSLPWTK from the exons ATGCGCAAAATTTCATATGGGTCTTCAAATCCCAAGTCCTTCAATGCATATCCAAGAGGAGGCGACTTCGATTTAGAATCAGGAGGAACCCTAAAAAGAATTCGAAAGCCCAAAAATCCCCCAATCTATCTTGTGAGAATGTTCAAATCTATTGGAAATCGTATCCATTACTATTACAAGCTGCATCCTGTTATAGTTTTGTTCATCTGTTTATCAATTGGGGTAACACTTCTCATGATCTTGTCTATGTATGAAAATCATTATCGGATGACGAATTATTACGggaaattgaatttaaattctGAGAGATTCCCATTTCCAAAGCTTCGAAATCTTGTAATGGTTGCTGGTCACTCTGTTTATGCAAGTAGTAGCTGTGAGAAAGTTGAGAAGGAAGATTCATGGGTTTTGGAATCGTATCAGAAGCATCCAGGCCAAGCTGCTACGTTTGTTTCTCATATTAAAGAAGGGATTGAGATAGCAGCGATGGATGATGCGGCTTTGTTGCTGTTTAGTGGTGGAGAGACTAGAAAAAATGCTGGCCCTCGAAGTGAAGCACAGAGTTATTGGGCTGTTGCTGAATCAAAATCATGGTTTG GTAATAAAGAGAATGTGAGATCAAGAGCACTCACAGAGGAGCATGCCAGGGATAGCTTTGAGAATCTTTTGTTCAGCATTTGTCGGTTTCGGGAGCTAACCGGAGAGTATCCTCGAAACATTACT GTGGTAAGCTACGATTTTAAAGAGAAGAGATTTGCAAATCTCCATAGATCTGCCATTAACTTTCCAAAATCAAGGTTCTTCTATGCTGGCACACCAGCTTCAATGACATCGAAAGACGCTGCTCTAAAGGGCGAAGCATTGGTACGAGCTCAGTTCCAAGACGACCCCTTCGGATGTCAAGGTTCCCTCTACCGCAAAAAGCTCGGAAGAGACCCTTTTCATCGGTCGATACCTTATCCGAACGGGTGCCCTGAGATTGCTGGCCTTTTCAGATATTGCAGACCAGGTCCTTATCCTGGATCCCTGCCGTGGACTAAGTGA
- the LOC111797452 gene encoding pathogen-related protein-like has product MASPATKQDPYRWLLNGDVEKNTTWRFGAPPNYEGVNKLFEEGRTKIWPPGSLEEEVQNLVKNWEVENINKVKQEDYKIMDPNKVTFSLNGRKPITLEDKRKLGGGYNAALQTSLPAEYRLYDPKHETAETSNKLFTTTFPRGFALEIVQVYSGPPLIVYKFRHWAYMEGPYKGYAPTGELVELYGIGIFELDENKKIVKVEQFYDPTQLLGPLVKGPKMDDSAEKGKELSSCPMLENLE; this is encoded by the exons ATGGCTTCCCCTGCAACTAAACAAGATCCTTATCGATGGCTATTGAACGGGGACGTAGAGAAGAACACCACATGGAGATTTGGAGCTCCTCCGAACTACGAAGGCGTTAACAAGCTCTTCGAGGAAGGACGAACTAAG ATTTGGCCTCCTGGATCACTGGAGGAAGAGGTCCAAAACTTGGTCAAGAATTGGGAAGTGGAGAATATCAACAAAGTAAAGCAAGAGGACTACAAAATAATGGATCCCAACAAAGTAACTTTCAGTCTAAATGGAAGGAAGCCCATCACTCTGGAGGACAAAAGAAAGCTAGGGGGAGGGTACAATGCTGCACTTCAAACCTCTCTTCCTGCAGAGTACAGATTATACGACCCGAAACACGAAACAGCAGAGACATCTAATAAGCTTTTCACGACAACTTTTCCACGTGGGTTTGCTCTCGAGATCGTCCAGGTTTACTCGGGGCCACCGTTGATTGTGTATAAGTTTAGGCATTGGGCTTACATGGAGGGTCCTTATAAAGGATATGCTCCTACAGGTGAATTGGTTGAGTTGTATGGCATTGGGATCTTTGAG TTGGATGAGAATAAGAAGATAGTGAAGGTGGAGCAGTTTTATGATCCTACTCAGTTGCTTGGACCTCTTGTGAAGGGTCCTAAGATGGATGATTCTGCAGAGAAGGGGAAGGAACTCTCGAGTTGCCCGATGCTCGAGAACTTGGAATGA
- the LOC111797530 gene encoding serine carboxypeptidase-like 42, producing the protein MGLWGFDGVLLVLGFFWLLSSGGGRVEGFPSEDLVLRLPGQPPVGFKQYAGYVDVDVKNGRSLFYYFVEAEQQPEIKPLTLWLNGGPGCSSVGGGAFTELGPFYPTGDGRGLRTNPMSWNKASNLLFVESPAGVGWSYSNTSSDYDCGDASAARDMHMFMMNWYEKFPLFKARALYLTGESYAGHYIPQLAIALLDHNEKSSSFKFNIKGVAIGNPLLKLDRDVPASYEFYWSHGMISDEIGLTIMNECDFEDYTFSSPHNVTHSCNEAISIANHIVGNYINYYDVILDVCYPSIVEQELRLKKMATKISLGVDVCMTMERRFYFNLPEVQKALHANRTKLPYSWSMCSSLINYSDTDGNIDILPLLKRIIENRIPVWVFSGDQDSVVPLLGSRTLVRELAHDMKFKITVPYGTWFHKGQVGGWAIEYGNLLTFATVRGAAHMVPYAQPSRALHLFSSFIRGRRLPNSTRPSIED; encoded by the exons ATGGGTCTGTGGGGTTTTGATGGGGTTTTGCTTGTGCTTGGTTTTTTCTGGTTACTGAGTAGCGGCGGCGGCAGAGTTGAGGGTTTTCCTAGTGAAGATCTGGTGCTGCGGCTACCCGGTCAGCCGCCTGTTGGGTTCAAACAGTATGCTGGGTATGTCGATGTGGATGTCAAAAATGGGAGGAGTTTGTTCTACTATTTCGTTGAAGCAGAGCAGCAGCCAGAGATTAAACCTCTCACTCTATGGCTCAATGGAG GGCCTGGTTGTTCTTCTGTTGGTGGAGGCGCTTTCACAGAGTTGGGTCCTTTCTATCCCACTGGGGATGGAAGAGGCCTTAGGACAAACCCCATGTCTTGGAATAAAG CTTCAAATCTTCTGTTTGTTGAATCTCCTGCTGGAGTTGGATGGTCATATTCAAACACAAGTTCAGATTATGACTGTGGAGATGCCTCTGCTG CCAGGGATATGCATATGTTTATGATGAATTGGTACGAGAAGTTTCCATTGTTCAAAGCTAGAGCGTTGTATCTTACGGGTGAAAGTTATGCAG GGCATTACATACCACAGTTGGCTATTGCTCTGTTGGATCATAATGAAAAGTCCAGTAGTTTCAAGTTCAATATCAAAGGAGTTGCT ATCGGGAACCCTCTATTGAAACTCGATAGAGATGTTCCAGCATCATACGAGTTTTATTGGTCGCATGGGATGATTTCGGATGAAATCGGTCTAACCATCATGAACGAATGTGATTTCGAGGATTATACTTTTTCGAGTCCTCACAATGTGACACATTCGTGCAATGAAGCCATATCCATAGCGAACCACATTGTTGGCAATTACATAAACTATTACGACGTCATCCTCGACGTGTGCTATCCATCTATAGTGGAGCAAGAGCTACGGTTGAAGAAAATG GCTACTAAAATAAGCTTGGGGGTCGACGTGTGCATGACCATGGAAAGACGATTCTACTTCAACCTTCCAGAGGTTCAGAAAGCGCTTCATGCTAACCGAACTAAATTACCTTACAGCTGGTCGATGTGCAGTTC TCTAATAAATTATAGCGACACGGATGGTAACATCGACATACTTCCATTGCTCAAACGGATAATCGAAAATCGAATTCCCGTTTGGGTTTTCAG TGGGGATCAAGATTCTGTCGTACCCTTGTTGGGATCTCGAACGCTCGTCCGTGAACTCGCTCATGATATGAAATTCAAGATCACGGTCCCATATGGGACTTGGTTCCACAAAGGGCAG GTCGGAGGTTGGGCGATCGAGTACGGAAATCTGTTGACGTTTGCGACCGTAAGAGGCGCTGCTCATATGGTACCTTACGCGCAGCCATCAAGAGCATTGCATCTGTTTAGTTCCTTTATTCGTGGCCGGAGACTGCCTAATTCAACTCGCCCGTCGATTGAAGATTAA